TCGAAGGCTTCGAGCATGTCTTTCATGGTAACTTCCTCCTCCCTGCGGCGGAGTACGAACATGCCTGCTTCCTTCACGATGATCTTGAGGTCTGCGCCACTGAGGCCGTTGCTCATCTTTGCGAGTTTATCAAGGTTCACATCCTCTGCCAGATTCAATGGCTTAGTGTGAATCCTCAGGATTTCCAGCCTTGCCTTCTCATCAGGAACGGGGACTTCGATAACCCTGTCAAACCTACCCGGGCGAAGCAGTGCCGGATCGAGCAAATCAATACGGTTGGTTGCAGCGATGATTTTCACATTACCGCTGGGATCGAAACCGTCCATTTCGGACAACAACTGGAGCATTGTCCTGTTGACTTCGGCAGAACCGGTTGTACCGTCATGGGTTCTCATTCCGCCCACGGCATCGATTTCATCAATGAATAGGATTGAAGGTGATTTGTCCCTTGCGAGCTGGAATACGTCCTTCACAAGCCTTGCGCCTTCTCCGATGAACTTTTGGACAAGATCCGAACCGGACATGCGTATGAATGTGGCATGTGCACTGGAAGCAACTGCCTTTGCAATTAGTGTTTTTCCTGTGCCGGGTTCGCCGTACATCAGGACGCCGCTTGGGGGTTCGATTCCGATTTTCTCGAAAAGCTCTGGTTCAGTGAGTGGAAGCTCCACGGCCTCGATAACTTCCTTGACAACGTCTTCAAGTCCACCGATCATGTCGTAATTAATTCCCGGGGAATTGATCACTTCCATGACCTGTGCCCGCATGTCGGTGGCTTTGCTGAGGATGTCCACAATTGCAAAAGCCGCATTAATTGAAACTCTGGAACCGATTTCAAGCTGGTGTGCAAGTTCAGGAGGAATGTCAGTCATAACTTCCTGATTATTGCCGTGCTGGCGCAGCATCGCCATATCGCCTTCCATTTCCATCACAGTTGCTATGAACAGTGGCGGAGATGTTACCCGATCCAGTTGCTCTTTGAGTTTGGATATTTCCTCAAGGTAGCTGTTTGCAAGCATGTTTGACTCGAGCAGTTTTGCTCTCATACTTTCATTTTTAAGCTTCAGCTCCTCGATTTCCCTGGCAAGACTTTCGGAATCAGTTTTTTCATTAAATACGACGGTATTATCCGGACTTTTGATCTCTGTGGGTGTTCCTGCATCCGCATCTGTCATGTGGGATTCCTATAGGTATCATCCAATATAAACCCACCTGAGATGTCTTCTTTTGCCTCTAATGGCCCCAAACACATCTGTAAAAACACTGTTTTTCGAAATAGGTTTGCTGTGTTTTTCAGTACTATTTTGTCCTTGTATTAAAGCAATAATTATGCTTATTTCTCAATTTAAGTGCAAAATTACAGTTTAATACTGCTAAAAACTAACCCCTTCATTTCCAATGGAGATTAAACAAGTAATAATTGATTTTGTTATAATCAGTTTGTTTCTATGTTCCATAGGTTACGTTTAATAAGCATTATTTCGTAGTATTAGTAGATGTAGATCTGTAATACTCTGTAAAAACAGTGTTCTACAGTTATCTACTCGAAATGCTTATATATAATTACCAATTACTGTTATATGCAGTGTCACATTATGCTCATAATGTGAACTGTAAAAACAGCTTCACACTAAACTTGCAAGCCATCGTCTGAGGGGATGAGTGGTATTGCGGATTCATACGTCTGAGGGGATGGATGGATTCATCAAGAGGCTTAAAGATGAAGATTCGGCTAGAAGTGTTCGATGACGATGACAGGGAAATTGCCACTGTCAGGTTGGAAGGGAGTGACTGGGAACAGAAACTGATCCAATTCATTGAGATGTTTGGCGACACTCAACCTCCATCAGCCGAATCTTCATCACAGCCTATTCAACCAAATATTCAACAGAACCAACCGCAGGTTTCTCCACAACCTGCACCACAAATGTACTATCAGGTACCTCCACAGCAATATTATCCAATGTACTGGCCTCAATTTCCACCACAGTATGCGCCCCAGCAAATTCCTCTTTCCGTACCACCAACCACCACACAGGAACAAATTGGGAAGCAGACTGCGGTGGAAAGGTCCGGCCGCTCCGCCAGGCCTGAAGCCACTGGTGCTCCGCTAACAATAAGTGAGCGACTTGAACTGTTTTTGAAATACGAATTCCCAAGAATGTGGGCCACTTCACAGGATATACAACAGCACTACGAGACTGTTTACGGTCCCATCAAACTCAGCACTGTTTCAACTTACCTGTCCAGAATGTTCCACAAAAACCTTGTCGACAGGCGAGGAAACCGCAACCGCAGGGAATACCTCTTTGTCGGTGATGAAATCTCAGAAACACACGCTGACAGGCAACCCCATTCATACCTCCACAGGGTATGATTTAAATTTCTGTTTTTCCTAGTTGGATCTATGTCCTCAGGTTCAGATGCTTCCAAAGGAATTTCACTAATCTCCCTGGGTGTTTTTCTCCTTTTCATAGGCCTTGTTGTAAAAGCATTTGAAAACAGTGGGAGTAATTCACAGTTTGGCGGGGTTATCCTAATAGGTCCTTTTCCCGTTGCTTTTGGCTCTTCCCCTGAAATCACAAACACAATGATGTTTATCGGAGCTGGTATCTTTATTCTCTACATGTTCCTGCGGAGGCGTGGCCATTGATTGGTGATGTTCTGATTCTTGCGGGAATTGTCCTGCTTGCTTATGGTTTGTTTTTGCTGGTAAAATCAGGCATTTCACAAAACAGTGATGAAAAACAAAATCATGTTGGGTACTCTGACTTTGAAAATACGGATGAGGAAAAGTGGCACGTTTCCGGAGGTGGTGTGATAATGATTGGTCCGATTCCGATATTGTTCGGTTCAGATAAAAACAAGGCCAGAACTTTGATGAAACTCGCGATTGCCCTTGTTCTCATGTATATAATTCTGCTTGTCCTTTTCCGCTGACACAGGATTACATATTTACAGTTTCAAAACACATTGTGAAATGCAATGCCATCGTTTGAACTTGTGTCAGAGTTTGCCCCGAAAGGCTCCCAGCCGCAGGCAATAGAAAAGCTTAGCTCCGGTATCCTTGAAGGACAAAGGCACCAGACATTGCTGGGTGTCACAGGATCGGGGAAAACTTTCACAATGGCCAATGTTATCCAGGAAGTGCAGCGACCAACCCTCGTCATAGCACACAATAAAACACTTGCAGCTCAGTTGTTTTCTGAATTCCGTGACTTCTTTCCTAACAACGCTGTGGAATACTTTGTCAGCTACTATGACTATTACCAGCCGGAAGCCTATCTCCCGACAACTGACACATATATCGAAAAAGATTCGCATGTAAACGATGAGATTGACAGGCTCAGGCTGTCCACAACACGTTCACTTCTTGAACGCAGGGATGTCATCGTTGTTGCCAGTGTTTCCTGTATTTACAACCTGGGTTCTCCGGAGGGATGGCGAAACATGTCAATTCTCCTCAAACAGGGTGAGGAAATCGGCAGGAAGGAATTGTTTGGAAAACTCGTGGACATCCAGTACGACAGGAATGAAATTGAATTCACACAGGGTACCTTCCGCTCACGTGGTGACACCGTGGAGATTTTCCCGGCACAGGATAACCGGGCTATCAGGATTGAATTGTTCGGGGATGAAATCGACAGGCTCAGCTTTTTTGAACCCCTTACCGGTAAAGTGATTGCTGAAGTTGATCCCGATGTAAGTGTGATGATTTACCCTGCCAAACATTTTGTGATGCCGCTGGAGCACATGGAAAAGGCATTGCTGTCAATTGAAAAGGAGATGGAATCCCGGGTTGCGGAACTTGAAGCCGCAGGCCAGCTTCTTGAAGCTCAGAGAATTTTCCAGCGAACCAAATTCGATATCGAAATGATCCAGGAATTGGGATATTGCAGTGGAATCGAGAATTATTCGCGCCACTTTGATGGCAGGATGCCGGGAGAAGCGCCCTCTTCCCTGCTGGATTTCTTTCCTGACGATTTCATAACTTTCATCGATGAATCCCATGTTACCATCCCGCAGATTGGGGGAATGCACAACGGTGACAGGGCCCGGAAAAAATCGCTTATTGATTACGGGTTCAGACTTCCTTCAGCTTTTGACAACCGGCCTCTCAACTACAGGGAGTTCGAGCAGCGCTTGAACCAGGCAGTCTATGTTTCAGCAACTCCGGCAGATTATGAGTTGGAATTGAGCACTCAGGTTGTGGAGCAGATTATCCGGCCGACTGGCCTTGTTGACCCTGTTGTGCAGGTCAGGCCTGTGGAAAACCAGATTGATGACCTGATGCATGAGGTAGGAAAGGTTACTGAAAATGGATACAGGACGCTTGTTACCACTCTCACCAAAAAGATGGCTGAGGATTTGACTGATTATCTCCTTGAGCTGGGAATCAAGGTTCGCTACATGCACTCGGATATTGATACCCTTGAGAGGGCGGAGATTGTGCGCTCCCTGCGAAAAGGGGAATTCGATGTGCTTGTGGGAATTAACCTGCTCAGGGAGGGTCTGGACATTCCGGAAGTCGGTCTTGTTGCGGTTCTGGATGCGGACAAGGAAGGTTTCCTGAGATCTGAGCGGTCCCTGATACAGACAATCGGCCGTGCTTCACGAAATGTAGACGGTTATGCTATCCTTTATGCGGATAAAATAACAGGTTCCATGCAAAGGGCAATGGCAGAAATGGATCGCAGGCGTAATCTCCAGCTTGATTACAACGAGGTGCATGGTATCACACCACAGAGTATTACCAAAGCCATCCAGCGTGAACTTGTGGAATCGGAAGAAGAAGCAGTTGAAGGGGCAGCGGAGTTTTCCATTGCTGAAGATCTCTCTTCTGTTGAGCTTCAGGACATGATTATTGATCTGGAATCCGAAATGCATGAAGCTGCCCGGAACCTCGAATTCGAGAAAGCTGCCGCTATCAGGGATAAGATCCGTGCCTTGAAGGAAGATTGATCCCTCTCTGCATTGCACTGGTTGCAATACCGCATGAGAAGGCTCCCTGCCGAAAGGGTTATATCTAAAAAAAGGCTATGAAGGGGATACACGTGCGCTGATGGTCTAGTGGCTATGACTGAGGCCTTCCAAGCCTTAAACCCGGGTTCAAATCCCGGTCGGCGCATTCTTTTCTTTTTCTATAATTCCTTCACTTGTTGTATATACAAAAGCAAAGCTAAACGGAAGAATAATTTGAAGGTATGTTTTAGAGCCATAGCCATCTTTTAAGAAATTATTTTACGCAGACTAATAGATACTTTTATCAAAATTAGTGTGCAATGACATAGTATGCTTTTTGAGTTCTTGCCTCAAATAAGTTTTCTAGTATTCGTTTTAGCGATAGTCGGATACATAGCCAAATATTTCTACAATATTGGATACTATCGATATGCATATAATCCTCAATCCCAACATAGTCTTGAAAGGATATTTAACAATAGCTCAGTCGGACTATTGTTGATATTCTTGGGAATTTTATTTTTTGCACTATCAGTAAGTAATGATACCTCTATTATCCCAGAACAAATTCAAACCATACAGATTTCAGAAGAAAATGGTGAGAAATATATGATCTATAGCTATGTTTTTGGGCTAGTGGTCGTTTTCATTGGATATATTTCAGCATTTAGCATGTTGATAGGTGCTGCAATGTCTTATGGTATCTCAAAAGCAGTGGCAATTGACACTATTGATGAAGAATCGCCGATAATTCACGTCCGAGAGATCTACTCTGAAAATGAAGATTTCATCTTTTACCTAACGCTGGACGGTAGGTGGGGTTCTATTAAAAAATCACAAATCTTAAAAATGACCGAAGTAAAATGGAATTCTAAGCTTGATGATTGGTTGAAAAGCGACAAGAAACATAGATATTATCTAATGGCTGCTCTACTCCTATACTTGCTTTTTGTATTCGCTTATAGATATTTTCTTTAAAAGTATTTTGTAGTCCGAATTGACCTCTATTAGTGTTTGAAAAACAAAAAGAATCGTTGAACTTCTATTCTAATTATCCATGGATATACATTTTTTAGATCTCCTAATCGGAAAGCACCACCATTAAATATTAGTTAGGCTAACTAACCATCGTGCCAGAAGAGCTATCGTTTGAAAAAGTTGACAAATACTACCAAAAGGTCCTGTCCCAAAACACGGATCTTGATGCGTATTCAGAAGTTAGCTTTGCTTCTTTTTCCTATCTTCTGGAGTTGAGATCACTTGGAACATCCACGCTGTCTGAGCTGGCAGCGTCTATGGGCGTAACCAAACCATCTGCAAGCAATATGGTTCGCAAACTTGTTTCCATGGGCTATGTGGATGAAAAACGCTCTGATGAGGACAAACGGGTATGCAGACTGAGCCTTTCCGGGGAAGGTATCAGGATAATTGAACTTGGCCTTTCTGCCGATCAGATGTTTTTCGGCAGGATTCAGGAAATTCTTGATGAAAACGAATTTGCCACTTTCAAGCAGCTCTGGTTGAAAATATCTTCCAGCATCAACGAGGAACCCACAAAATGAGTGACAGGGAATTGGCAGTTGAAAGTGTGGGGAAGCTCTTCCGGAAATTCGCACTTCCTGCAGTTGTGGGTTTCATCATCGGTGGTATCCAGATAATCATCGATGGTCTGTTCATCGGTAACGGCGTGGGAACCCTTGGTCTTGCTTCAGTAACCCTGACATATCCATTGCTTGTCGTTATGATGTCTATAGCACTGATGGCTGGTATTGGATGTGCTACCCTTGTAGCCATTGAACTTGGCAAAGGTGACAGGGTTCGGGCTCACAGGATTGCATCCGACCTGATTCCGATAATGCTTGTTCTCGGAGCAGTTTTTGCAATAATTGGAGCGTTCTTCACGGAACCCCTGCTTTCCCTTGTGGGTGCAAAAGGCACCGTGTTCAACCATGCGAATGATTACCTGAAAATAATGTTCATCGGTAGCGTCTTTTTCATGTTGGGAATGGGCTTTGATCCCCTGGTGCGAAATGATGGCAGGCCCATGTTTGCAATGAAAATGGCAGCAATAAGTGCCGTGATAAACATCGTACTTGACTACTTCTTCGTCATGCGATGGGGATTTGGGATGCAGGGTGCTGCCCTTGCAACGGTGATTGCATTTGCTGTATCTGCAATTGTCTTTATAGCATACTTCTTCAGCAGCCATGCAAGGCTGAGATTGCATCTATCTGACATAAGCCCTGATTTTGAAATCATTTCAGGAATCCTGAGGACTGGTTTTCCTTCATTTGTCATGCAGATGTCGCTTGCGGTATTGAT
This genomic stretch from Methanohalophilus levihalophilus harbors:
- a CDS encoding MATE family efflux transporter; the encoded protein is MSDRELAVESVGKLFRKFALPAVVGFIIGGIQIIIDGLFIGNGVGTLGLASVTLTYPLLVVMMSIALMAGIGCATLVAIELGKGDRVRAHRIASDLIPIMLVLGAVFAIIGAFFTEPLLSLVGAKGTVFNHANDYLKIMFIGSVFFMLGMGFDPLVRNDGRPMFAMKMAAISAVINIVLDYFFVMRWGFGMQGAALATVIAFAVSAIVFIAYFFSSHARLRLHLSDISPDFEIISGILRTGFPSFVMQMSLAVLILSYNFMLLKYGSEIAVSSYGVIEYSFSIFYMIFEGISAGVQPIIGFNYGAKLYNRVFTAIRMAMGSCLAVSIIGFLIVSTFPETIIQLFNRNDPELLATAVEGMRIFMFGLMAESIVISAGVYFQSINKVRPSLFIHFGKIFFFILPLLVVLPMYFGLTGVWMAHPIGQYIMLFFVLFMLVKEFRLLKSIPDGQAID
- the uvrB gene encoding excinuclease ABC subunit UvrB; the protein is MPSFELVSEFAPKGSQPQAIEKLSSGILEGQRHQTLLGVTGSGKTFTMANVIQEVQRPTLVIAHNKTLAAQLFSEFRDFFPNNAVEYFVSYYDYYQPEAYLPTTDTYIEKDSHVNDEIDRLRLSTTRSLLERRDVIVVASVSCIYNLGSPEGWRNMSILLKQGEEIGRKELFGKLVDIQYDRNEIEFTQGTFRSRGDTVEIFPAQDNRAIRIELFGDEIDRLSFFEPLTGKVIAEVDPDVSVMIYPAKHFVMPLEHMEKALLSIEKEMESRVAELEAAGQLLEAQRIFQRTKFDIEMIQELGYCSGIENYSRHFDGRMPGEAPSSLLDFFPDDFITFIDESHVTIPQIGGMHNGDRARKKSLIDYGFRLPSAFDNRPLNYREFEQRLNQAVYVSATPADYELELSTQVVEQIIRPTGLVDPVVQVRPVENQIDDLMHEVGKVTENGYRTLVTTLTKKMAEDLTDYLLELGIKVRYMHSDIDTLERAEIVRSLRKGEFDVLVGINLLREGLDIPEVGLVAVLDADKEGFLRSERSLIQTIGRASRNVDGYAILYADKITGSMQRAMAEMDRRRNLQLDYNEVHGITPQSITKAIQRELVESEEEAVEGAAEFSIAEDLSSVELQDMIIDLESEMHEAARNLEFEKAAAIRDKIRALKED
- a CDS encoding TIGR00304 family membrane protein; translated protein: MIGDVLILAGIVLLAYGLFLLVKSGISQNSDEKQNHVGYSDFENTDEEKWHVSGGGVIMIGPIPILFGSDKNKARTLMKLAIALVLMYIILLVLFR
- a CDS encoding proteasome-activating nucleotidase; protein product: MTDADAGTPTEIKSPDNTVVFNEKTDSESLAREIEELKLKNESMRAKLLESNMLANSYLEEISKLKEQLDRVTSPPLFIATVMEMEGDMAMLRQHGNNQEVMTDIPPELAHQLEIGSRVSINAAFAIVDILSKATDMRAQVMEVINSPGINYDMIGGLEDVVKEVIEAVELPLTEPELFEKIGIEPPSGVLMYGEPGTGKTLIAKAVASSAHATFIRMSGSDLVQKFIGEGARLVKDVFQLARDKSPSILFIDEIDAVGGMRTHDGTTGSAEVNRTMLQLLSEMDGFDPSGNVKIIAATNRIDLLDPALLRPGRFDRVIEVPVPDEKARLEILRIHTKPLNLAEDVNLDKLAKMSNGLSGADLKIIVKEAGMFVLRRREEEVTMKDMLEAFEKVTTEEEPPMPGGMFV
- a CDS encoding MarR family winged helix-turn-helix transcriptional regulator, which codes for MPEELSFEKVDKYYQKVLSQNTDLDAYSEVSFASFSYLLELRSLGTSTLSELAASMGVTKPSASNMVRKLVSMGYVDEKRSDEDKRVCRLSLSGEGIRIIELGLSADQMFFGRIQEILDENEFATFKQLWLKISSSINEEPTK
- a CDS encoding TIGR00304 family membrane protein, with the protein product MSSGSDASKGISLISLGVFLLFIGLVVKAFENSGSNSQFGGVILIGPFPVAFGSSPEITNTMMFIGAGIFILYMFLRRRGH